Proteins from a genomic interval of Sesamum indicum cultivar Zhongzhi No. 13 unplaced genomic scaffold, S_indicum_v1.0 scaffold00164, whole genome shotgun sequence:
- the LOC105179478 gene encoding nucleobase-ascorbate transporter 2, translating into MAAPKPEEISHPPMDQLQGLEYCIDSNPSWGEAIALGFQHYILALGTAVMIPSFLVPLMGGTDDDKVRVVQTLLFVGGINTLLQTLFGTRLPTVIGGSWAFMVPIISIIHDSSLQRIPDPHMRFLNTMRAIQGALIVASSVQIILGYSQLWAICSRFFSPLGMVPVISLVGFGLFDRGFPVVGRCVEIGIPMFILFVAFSQYLKHFQTKQIPVLERFALLISVTVIWAYAHLLTASGAYKHHPELTQRNCRTDKANLISSAPWIKIPYPLQWGAPTFDAGHAFGMMSAVLVSLIESTGAYKAASRLASATPPPAHVLSRGIGWQGIGILLDGMFGTATGSTVSVENIGLLGSTRVGSRRVIQISAGFMIFFSILGKYGALFASIPFTIFAALYCVMFGLVASVGLSFLQFTNMNSMRNLFITGVSLFLGLSIPEYFREYTAAALHGPAHTKAGWFNDFLNTIFLSSPTVALMVAVFLDNTLDYKDSARDRGMPWWAKFRTFKGDSRNEEFYTLPFNLNRFFPPS; encoded by the exons ATGGCGGCTCCAAAACCAGAGGAAATAAGTCATCCTCCGATGGACCAACTTCAGGGATTAGAGTATTGCATTGACTCTAATCCTTCTTGGG GGGAGGCAATAGCGCTTGGATTTCAACATTATATTTTGGCACTGGGGACCGCGGTCATGAttccttcttttcttgttcCGTTGATGGGCGGAACCGAC GATGATAAGGTGAGAGTAGTTCAGACTTTGCTATTTGTTGGAGGAATAAACACATTGCTGCAAACACTGTTCGGAACCAGATTGCCTACTGTTATTGGTGGATCATGGGCATTCATGGTGCCTATAATTTCAATCATCCATGATTCGTCCTTGCAGAGAATTCCAGACCCTCATATG AGATTTCTGAATACAATGAGAGCAATACAAGGTGCATTGATAGTAGCATCGAGCGTGCAGATCATTTTGGGCTACAGTCAGCTGTGGGCTATATGTTCCAG GTTTTTCAGTCCGCTCGGGATGGTTCCTGTAATTTCTCTTGTGGGTTTCGGTCTATTCGATCGAGGCTTCCCTGTG GTTGGGCGATGTGTGGAAATTGGCATTCCGATGTTCATCTTATTTGTTGCCTTCTCCCAG TACTTGAAGCACTtccaaacaaaacaaatcCCTGTATTGGAACGATTTGCTCTTCTCATTTCAGTCACTGTTATATGGGCTTACGCACATCTCCTCACTGCTAGCGGGGCTTACAAGCATCACCCTGAATTAACCCAAAGAAACTGTCGCACTGACAAAGCGAACCTCATTTCTTCTGCACCTTG GATCAAAATCCCGTACCCACTTCAGTGGGGTGCACCGACATTTGATGCTGGCCATGCGTTTGGAATGATGTCTGCTGTACTAGTCTCCTTGATCGAG TCAACCGGAGCATACAAGGCGGCATCTCGTTTGGCAAGTGCCACACCACCTCCTGCTCATGTTCTTAGCCGTGGAATAGGCTGGCAG GGCATCGGAATCCTGTTGGACGGAATGTTTGGTACAGCTACAGGATCTACAGTTTCAGT GGAAAACATTGGTCTGCTTGGAAGCACTCGTGTTGGCAGTCGGAGGGTAATACAAATTTCAGCTGGTTTCATGATcttcttctcaattttggGTAAGTA TGGAGCATTATTTGCATCAATACCTTTCACAATATTTGCAGCTTTGTATTGCGTTATGTTCGGTCTTGTTG CTTCCGTGGGGCTGTCGTTTTTACAATTCACAAACATGAACTCAATGAGGAACCTCTTCATCACTGGCGTCTCCCTCTTCCTTGGTTTGTCCATTCCTGAGTACTTCAGGGAATATACCGCTGCTGCTCTTCATGGTCCTGCACACACCAAAGCTGGATGG TTCAATGATTTCCTGAACACAATATTTCTGTCATCGCCAACTGTTGCCTTAATGGTGGCTGTATTCCTGGATAACACACTTGACTATAAGGACAGTGCTAGAGACCGGGGAATGCCGTGGTGGGCTAAGTTCAGAACATTCAAAGGGGACAGCAGAAATGAAGAGTTTTACACCCTCCCTTTCAATCTCAACAGATTCTTCCCTCCTTCATGA
- the LOC105179476 gene encoding uncharacterized protein LOC105179476 isoform X3 translates to MASEKRASEGIALLSMYGDEDDEMEDIDEEEENRYEENIPAPESDAVTMKDNDGVSDFGNETMPVEQEETGLIDNSTPNKTFNYGTSSASATPQLSLFSPQQQQQQQAVGSDSNSLQSQKNRLTIVDYGHEEGAISPEAEEGEILAAGRVMYGEKLQAGDGESREKKSPGVARLPTPSTQATSPRSLEPNDQPELEAMNAKNESELTEIEDAVMVSIEEQKDVDPLDKFLPTPPKGKCSDELQEKIIKFLALKKTTGRSFNAEVRNRKEYRNPDFLLHAVTYQDIDQIGSCFSKDVFDPHGYDKSDFYDEIEADMRREMERREQERKKTQKLDFASGGIQPGNVVPTPKISMPTPGLTAVATATSDVTARDGRQNKKSKWDKVDVDQRNSLATGGQENLSAVGAHAALLSAAKAGSGYSAFAQQRRKEAEDKRSSDKKLERRS, encoded by the exons ATGGCATCAGAGAAGAGAGCGTCGGAGGGCATAGCCTTGCTCTCCATGTACGGCGATGAAGACGATGAAATGGAAGACATCGatgaagaggaggaaaatCGTTATGAAGAGAATATTCCCGCTCCCGAGTCGGATGCCGTTACCATGAAAGATAACGATGGCGTTAGTGATTTTGGCAATGAAACTATGCCAGTGGAGCAGGAAGAGACAGGTTTGATTGACAATTCTACTCCTAATAAGACCTTTAATTATGGTACTTCTTCGGCGTCTGCAACTCCACAGCTATCTCTCTTTTCGCCtcaacagcagcagcaacaacaaGCAGTTGGTTCGGATTCGAATTCTCTTCAGAGTCAAAAGAATCGACTAACGATTGTGGATTATGGGCATGAAGAGGGCGCGATATCTCCAGAGGCTGAG GAAGGTGAAATCTTGGCGGCTGGTAGAGTAATGTATGGGGAGAAGCTCCAAGCTGGTGATG GTGAGTCCCGAGAAAAGAAATCACCAGGAGTTGCGCGGCTCCCAACACCTAGCACTCAAGCAACATCCCCTCGATCGTTGGAGCCAAATGATCAGCCTGAATTAGAAGCGATGAATGCTAAAAATGAATCAGAATTAACTGAGATTGAGGATGCTGTTATGGTTTCTATTGAAGAGCAAAAAGATGTTGATCCATTGGACAAGTTTCTTCCCACGCCTCCCAAGGGCAAATGCTCAGATGAACTGCAA GAGAAGATTATCAAGTTTCTTGcactgaagaagacaactgGAAGAAGCTTCAATGCAGAGGTGCGTAACAGAAAGGAATATCGCAACCCTGATTTCCTGCTGCATGCTGTGACCTACCAAGATATTGATCAGATAGGATCTTGCTTCAGTAAAGATGTCTTTGATCCTCATGGATACGACAAAAGTGACTTTTATGATGAAATAG AAGCTGACATGAGGCGAGAAATGGAAAGAAGGgagcaagaaagaaagaaaactcaGAAATTAGATTTTGCTTCTGGAGGAATACAGCCAGGAAATGTTGTTCCTACACCAAAGATCAGCATGCCAACTCCAG GATTGACTGCTGTTGCAACTGCAACTTCAGATGTTACAGCTCGTGATGGTAGACAGAACAAGAAATCAAAGTGGGATAAG GTGGATGTTGATCAACGGAATTCTCTGGCGACAGGAGGGCAAGAAAATCTGTCTGCTGTCGGTGCTCATGCAGCACTTCTCTCTGCTGCTAAAGCTGGTAGTGGATACTCAGCGTTTGC GCAACAGAGAAGAAAGGAGGCAGAAGATAAGCGATCTAGTGACAAGAAGTTGGAGAGAAGATCATAG
- the LOC105179476 gene encoding uncharacterized protein LOC105179476 isoform X2, which produces MALVILAMKLCQWSRKRQQQQQQAVGSDSNSLQSQKNRLTIVDYGHEEGAISPEAEEGEILAAGRVMYGEKLQAGDGESREKKSPGVARLPTPSTQATSPRSLEPNDQPELEAMNAKNESELTEIEDAVMVSIEEQKDVDPLDKFLPTPPKGKCSDELQEKIIKFLALKKTTGRSFNAEVRNRKEYRNPDFLLHAVTYQDIDQIGSCFSKDVFDPHGYDKSDFYDEIEADMRREMERREQERKKTQKLDFASGGIQPGNVVPTPKISMPTPGLTAVATATSDVTARDGRQNKKSKWMLINGILWRQEGKKICLLSVLMQHFSLLLKLVVDTQRLRNREERRQKISDLVTRSWREDHRVVLLMLNLEVGTSIATDMKIKRVAVAGILSLRPVLRTHTVDMAVYEAYLDNNIIPFKSFSSQSVLLDRRCYKLYTNGDPRIMKCLMLYFLKARCLLNFLTMAEFADQELS; this is translated from the exons ATGGCGTTAGTGATTTTGGCAATGAAACTATGCCAGTGGAGCAGGAAGAGACAG cagcagcaacaacaaGCAGTTGGTTCGGATTCGAATTCTCTTCAGAGTCAAAAGAATCGACTAACGATTGTGGATTATGGGCATGAAGAGGGCGCGATATCTCCAGAGGCTGAG GAAGGTGAAATCTTGGCGGCTGGTAGAGTAATGTATGGGGAGAAGCTCCAAGCTGGTGATG GTGAGTCCCGAGAAAAGAAATCACCAGGAGTTGCGCGGCTCCCAACACCTAGCACTCAAGCAACATCCCCTCGATCGTTGGAGCCAAATGATCAGCCTGAATTAGAAGCGATGAATGCTAAAAATGAATCAGAATTAACTGAGATTGAGGATGCTGTTATGGTTTCTATTGAAGAGCAAAAAGATGTTGATCCATTGGACAAGTTTCTTCCCACGCCTCCCAAGGGCAAATGCTCAGATGAACTGCAA GAGAAGATTATCAAGTTTCTTGcactgaagaagacaactgGAAGAAGCTTCAATGCAGAGGTGCGTAACAGAAAGGAATATCGCAACCCTGATTTCCTGCTGCATGCTGTGACCTACCAAGATATTGATCAGATAGGATCTTGCTTCAGTAAAGATGTCTTTGATCCTCATGGATACGACAAAAGTGACTTTTATGATGAAATAG AAGCTGACATGAGGCGAGAAATGGAAAGAAGGgagcaagaaagaaagaaaactcaGAAATTAGATTTTGCTTCTGGAGGAATACAGCCAGGAAATGTTGTTCCTACACCAAAGATCAGCATGCCAACTCCAG GATTGACTGCTGTTGCAACTGCAACTTCAGATGTTACAGCTCGTGATGGTAGACAGAACAAGAAATCAAA GTGGATGTTGATCAACGGAATTCTCTGGCGACAGGAGGGCAAGAAAATCTGTCTGCTGTCGGTGCTCATGCAGCACTTCTCTCTGCTGCTAAAGCTGGTAGTGGATACTCAGCGTTTGC GCAACAGAGAAGAAAGGAGGCAGAAGATAAGCGATCTAGTGACAAGAAGTTGGAGAGAAGATCATAGAGTTGTCCTTCTGATGTTAAACCTTGAGGTCGGTACTAGCATAGCCACTGACATGAAGATCAAAAGAGTTGCTGTGGCCGGGATTTTAAGCTTGCGTCCTGTGTTGAGGACACACACTGTAGACATGGCTGTATATGAGGCTTATTTAGATAACAATATTATACCTTTCAAGTCTTTTAGCAGCCAAAGTGTACTTCTTGATCGTAGGTGCTATAAATTGTACACTAATGGTGATCCACGTATAATGAAATGCTTGATGTTGTATTTTCTTAAAGCAAGAtgtttgcttaattttttaacaatggCAGAGTTTGCTGATCAGGAACTTTCTTGA
- the LOC105179476 gene encoding uncharacterized protein LOC105179476 isoform X1 → MASEKRASEGIALLSMYGDEDDEMEDIDEEEENRYEENIPAPESDAVTMKDNDGVSDFGNETMPVEQEETGLIDNSTPNKTFNYGTSSASATPQLSLFSPQQQQQQQAVGSDSNSLQSQKNRLTIVDYGHEEGAISPEAEEGEILAAGRVMYGEKLQAGDGESREKKSPGVARLPTPSTQATSPRSLEPNDQPELEAMNAKNESELTEIEDAVMVSIEEQKDVDPLDKFLPTPPKGKCSDELQEKIIKFLALKKTTGRSFNAEVRNRKEYRNPDFLLHAVTYQDIDQIGSCFSKDVFDPHGYDKSDFYDEIEADMRREMERREQERKKTQKLDFASGGIQPGNVVPTPKISMPTPGLTAVATATSDVTARDGRQNKKSKWMLINGILWRQEGKKICLLSVLMQHFSLLLKLVVDTQRLRNREERRQKISDLVTRSWREDHRVVLLMLNLEVGTSIATDMKIKRVAVAGILSLRPVLRTHTVDMAVYEAYLDNNIIPFKSFSSQSVLLDRRCYKLYTNGDPRIMKCLMLYFLKARCLLNFLTMAEFADQELS, encoded by the exons ATGGCATCAGAGAAGAGAGCGTCGGAGGGCATAGCCTTGCTCTCCATGTACGGCGATGAAGACGATGAAATGGAAGACATCGatgaagaggaggaaaatCGTTATGAAGAGAATATTCCCGCTCCCGAGTCGGATGCCGTTACCATGAAAGATAACGATGGCGTTAGTGATTTTGGCAATGAAACTATGCCAGTGGAGCAGGAAGAGACAGGTTTGATTGACAATTCTACTCCTAATAAGACCTTTAATTATGGTACTTCTTCGGCGTCTGCAACTCCACAGCTATCTCTCTTTTCGCCtcaacagcagcagcaacaacaaGCAGTTGGTTCGGATTCGAATTCTCTTCAGAGTCAAAAGAATCGACTAACGATTGTGGATTATGGGCATGAAGAGGGCGCGATATCTCCAGAGGCTGAG GAAGGTGAAATCTTGGCGGCTGGTAGAGTAATGTATGGGGAGAAGCTCCAAGCTGGTGATG GTGAGTCCCGAGAAAAGAAATCACCAGGAGTTGCGCGGCTCCCAACACCTAGCACTCAAGCAACATCCCCTCGATCGTTGGAGCCAAATGATCAGCCTGAATTAGAAGCGATGAATGCTAAAAATGAATCAGAATTAACTGAGATTGAGGATGCTGTTATGGTTTCTATTGAAGAGCAAAAAGATGTTGATCCATTGGACAAGTTTCTTCCCACGCCTCCCAAGGGCAAATGCTCAGATGAACTGCAA GAGAAGATTATCAAGTTTCTTGcactgaagaagacaactgGAAGAAGCTTCAATGCAGAGGTGCGTAACAGAAAGGAATATCGCAACCCTGATTTCCTGCTGCATGCTGTGACCTACCAAGATATTGATCAGATAGGATCTTGCTTCAGTAAAGATGTCTTTGATCCTCATGGATACGACAAAAGTGACTTTTATGATGAAATAG AAGCTGACATGAGGCGAGAAATGGAAAGAAGGgagcaagaaagaaagaaaactcaGAAATTAGATTTTGCTTCTGGAGGAATACAGCCAGGAAATGTTGTTCCTACACCAAAGATCAGCATGCCAACTCCAG GATTGACTGCTGTTGCAACTGCAACTTCAGATGTTACAGCTCGTGATGGTAGACAGAACAAGAAATCAAA GTGGATGTTGATCAACGGAATTCTCTGGCGACAGGAGGGCAAGAAAATCTGTCTGCTGTCGGTGCTCATGCAGCACTTCTCTCTGCTGCTAAAGCTGGTAGTGGATACTCAGCGTTTGC GCAACAGAGAAGAAAGGAGGCAGAAGATAAGCGATCTAGTGACAAGAAGTTGGAGAGAAGATCATAGAGTTGTCCTTCTGATGTTAAACCTTGAGGTCGGTACTAGCATAGCCACTGACATGAAGATCAAAAGAGTTGCTGTGGCCGGGATTTTAAGCTTGCGTCCTGTGTTGAGGACACACACTGTAGACATGGCTGTATATGAGGCTTATTTAGATAACAATATTATACCTTTCAAGTCTTTTAGCAGCCAAAGTGTACTTCTTGATCGTAGGTGCTATAAATTGTACACTAATGGTGATCCACGTATAATGAAATGCTTGATGTTGTATTTTCTTAAAGCAAGAtgtttgcttaattttttaacaatggCAGAGTTTGCTGATCAGGAACTTTCTTGA